The sequence below is a genomic window from Ipomoea triloba cultivar NCNSP0323 chromosome 10, ASM357664v1.
TGCTAAAATGCAGTTGCAACTCTGGGAAAGCTTGTGTTTTGGTTGTAGACTCAGaatgtgatatatatagcaTAGACACACTTGTTTGTGCAATAATAAGCTCAACTTGTCTAAGAGCTTCAAATTTTACCTCAAATTTACCAGTATTGGGAATCTTATATGCTCCATCTGATCTTGCAACTGTTTCTGATCCAATCTCatttctcttttaaaaaaaaacacgaaaATAAGAAATGCACTAAGTAAGAGCGTAAGACAGTAACATCCTAGACTAGATGTTACAGAAATTTTAATGATAACAATGGTACATACTTTTCGATTATTTAAGCACAAATAACACACAGTATTTGAGATAAATTTAGAAATGTTAATTACTTGAGCATAAGAACTAgaattatcaattataataGTGCTGAATTTTCCCTCTTCGGCCATCTCGACTGTCTTCAAGCCAACAAGTTTCATCAATGGAATCGCCAGAGACGCAAACACATCCTCGgcctttaaaaaacaaaaatcgcACTTTAATGAcatgaaatttcaaatttgcGATAACTGAACGAAGAAAGCAGGTAGTTAAATTCAACTAGAACAATCATACTTCATGCAAACCAGTTCTAATCTGAAAGTTGAGGTGGTTGAAAGCGATTTTGAGTTGCTCGTGTTGAGATGCAATCCGCGAGAATTTGGAGCGAAGAGCTGCGATAGACGGCGACGAGGTAGGCGACTGTAGTGGAGGCGGAGGTGAGAGCAATTGGACCCTGTGGCGATTCATCGATCTTTGATTTGACAGGAGAATTTAGTGAAGAAATGAGAGGTTTTTTGGTTTTCCGAGTGAATGTGAAAGTTTATATGCAACAAAGATTAGCGGTTTGAATCAAATAggacacaactttttttttttattatcaaggGGATACCCACGTAGCTAGTTACAGATATCTACCTGGCGCCATGCGACacaacttttttctttttgaagaaaaaataggACACAACTTAAAAGTGCAGTTACTCCAGGCAGGTACCTTTGGCTATGGCAAATTATTGGTATATATAGCGGTGTGGAACACGGTTCAAAACGATATCGTtgaattttataagttagaataatgtatattatgttttcgaataattaaacttttagaataagataatgtactttatgagttagaataacgTGCATTAtactttagaataatgtacattatgctttagaataatgtacattatgttttagaataatgtatcttatgagttataataatgtacttgTGTTAGAGGTTGGATCCTATGAGACCAGAAAAAAATCTGGAGGGGAAAAGTACCATGTGATCAACAAGGATGACTaggtaaaaaatgtaataagttTGTTTGTTTCCTATCTTAAATTCTAATTCTAACCTATTAACTTTTATGTCAGCATCTCAACCGTGTCCATGTCAAAATTCATTGTACTTTATGCAAGAAAGAAGGTCATAACCGTAGAAAGTGTCCACTTAACCCGACAGTGAGCAACAGACAGGTATTAAGTTTGTTTCCTATCTTCAATTCTAGTTCTAACCTATTAAGTTTTATGTAGCATAATCCAAGGAAGAAGTCTAATACTAAGAAACAAGGTCCAAGTTGTACTAGTGCACCCCAAATTGATCAAAGTTCTAGTCAAGCACCCCAATCCAAGTCCAAGTGAAGTACCCCCTGCTTATTATGGTCCAAGTAAAGCACCCCCTGCTTGTTATAGTCCAAGTCAAGCACCCCCTACTTATTCTAGTCCAAGTGAAGCACACCCTGCAAGAATGGAGGATGATATTACAGACTAGATGTTAGCTGAGTTGGATATAGATGCCTTTATTTCAAACTTGATTGATGGCAGTGGCATAACTCCTGGGTAACAGCCAGgtatgtttatgtttatgaGATTGccattaatttttgtgtttatgaGAATGATATTGCATTGtcatataatactttttgcATTGGAAAATGAACAGCCACAAAGATACAATAGAGACTTAGCAAGTATACCATAGGAGGCAAAGAAGGCAATGGAGGTAATGTTGGAAGTGCCATGACTCCAGATCAAGAGCACCAATGACCTGAAAAAATTGAAGTACATACCACATCTACTCAACCACCTACAGATGGTGATGAGAATATTCAAGCTCTAAGGGAGGATGTCAATGCTGAAGAAAGAACAAGTCCATGTCACAAAGCAAAGCAGATTAAAGTGATTAAAAATAAGCATTGTGTCAATGAAATGAAGTATGGAACTCGTGCTAGGCAAGCTGCATTGAAAGCAAAATTCCCACCAACTTCAGCTAATTCTCCCTTCAATGTTGACTAAATGTgactttatattttgttttttggctAGTTTGGTTTGTAAGGCAAAAACACATGGTGTACaatgttatttttataattagcAGCGCTAGGCTTGTAATTAGCAGTGCTAGGCTTCAACATTTTACCAAAACAGTTTGATGACAGATACATATGCCTTAATTGAATGGAAATGAccatttcattattattatgttgtCTGGAATACCATTTACCTACATTAATGCAACTGGGTATTTCATTATATGACCATGTATGTATGGCATGTTGCTGCTAAGTGAATAACATTACCACTTCAACATTGAAAATCACAATTTCATTAACATAACCACTTCAAACATTGAACAACAAAATTCATGTTACACATCAATGCTAATTATAGGACAACATCCTAACATAACCACTTCAACCACTTCAACATTGAACAACAAAAACCATATATGTTACCCATCTGCTGCTAATTATAGGACAACATCATAGTCTTCATTGGAGCTAAAGTTTTTTCAAGATAAACAAACACACTTACAATAAAAACCAACGGTACAACCAATACTAGCAACCCTATATACATGTTCTTCTTGCCCTTTGATCGATTATCTTTAAGTAGCTCAGTCAACTGTTGAATTTCTTGCTCATCCTTGTTTATCCTCTTTAGCAAGCTACAAATTATCATTTTTGATCTTGAACACATGGGAGGATCGAACAGCTCAAAAAATGAACAATTTTTTAACCCCtaacatcatttaaaaaataaaaaccaatgATTTCAGTAGCCATTtctaaattcaaatatatatatatatataacgcccaaaaattaaaaataacgcCCGTAAGAACTTACCTTTTCATTGGAGCAGGCCTAATACCTACGCCCTAGATTTTGATTTGTCCACAAAGTACAAATCTTCATATTGTTTCCACAAATACATACTCGATCATTGGACTCTCTCCAACATTGCACCTCCGAGTTGAAGAACTTGATCCATATGAAGTCTCCATTGACGAGAAAGAAAATCTGTAAAACTTGAGCTTAGGGCTGAGAATTTGGGGGAAACGACAGTCTTAAACATGAAATAGATGGAAATGACAAGTTTGTCCTCAATTTTAACGTCTGTTTAACACCCTTTCTAAGTCaggaccacgggtggttattttgaaaaagatagaGGACGAGTCCTGGTCGTTTTAAAAACGAGGGACCACCACTGGTATATCGCTAATACtcagaggaccattggaggtattaactcaataataataataataataataataaccaatggtacttttgtcatttcttccattttttcctttcctacaaccattgaattgcaattcatgggggtacccatttattgcaattcaacaaaatgaggaaatttcaattccctcaaaccaaacattgtaatttGCATTGCCATTGAATAAAGTAGGAAATgaattgccaaggaccttgtagtccagtggcatcaaacccttgcCTTTATACGGAAGgtggtgagttcgagcctcagtggagtcaatactgacttgaacagatactgcattgtaatagagttgtTTGgtggaaaggaattgcaattttctttatttgtggAAATGGAATTCTTGGGCCTCcataggaattgtaattcggaGTAGtgggaaaatgaaaaaaaaactaaggaaatgacCCTTTTGTCCTTGTCTCTTTGATGATAATTATTACGAAGTATTATtatacaagggcattttggtctttatATCACTTTTTTCCTTCCAATTTCCAATAACTATATTcctaaccaaacaatgtaacttgaattcatactttattcccACCTTATTCAGTTATTCTTTTCCtaccgaattacaattttttccatCGCCGGCTCTCGCTACTTCCTTCCTTCCAATCAAACGTCATGTAATTAAGtgtttctttaaaaattattaatcttAGCATGTGTtcctgaaaaataaaaaagattatgATTTTTTATGAGCCCCACCGACTAAGTgtgatattatttttaactaacatgttatttatatttattgaaataataaattgattgattttattagaagttaaaaatgtttatttaaaaaaaatattaaaaaaataaaagaagtgaATAGTAAAATACCACAAATGGTAGTGAACGAAGGCATATGTTCGGATGTTACTTTTTAACGGTAGTGAACGAAGGCATATGTTCGGATGCTCTTACGTAAAATTTACCGTATAATAAATGTTCCGATTCTTAATTATCCACGGATCACAAAATGAAATTTCTACGATTACCATTTTACCAGCAGAAGTGCACAACCCTAGCCACACTTGCACTATAATAATATCTTTGTTGCCTAAAATATCTTTTGCCCCGACTTTCACTACTGCATCGGTATATTCTCTCCGCACTCCACTCTGTCACTCTCAGCTCGCGCCGCCGTTCGCATTTTTCTCCGGCGATTGATTCAGAGATGGACGCGGCTCGAGAGGCGCAGAACAGAGAGGCATTTCGTCAAGCCGTTACCAACACCCTCGAGCGCCGCCTCTTCTACATCCCTTCCTTCAAGATCTACCGCGGCGTTGCCGGCCTCTACGACTACGGTCCTCCCGGTTGCGCCGTCAAGTCCAATGTCCTCGCCTTCTGGCGTCAGGTAAGCTCCAATCCTCCACCTTACTATGTTACTCTGTCTAACTCGCCTTAATGCGTTATCGTATCTTCTTTCTTAGAAATGAGCTTAGAGTGCGAATTAACGATGATCACTCTGATTGTCTGTTGAAGTAgtgttatatttaaaattattagcGATTTTAGTATGCTTCGGAGACTAAAAAGATGAGTTAACTGgataatcaataaaaaaatataatcatgaAATTGACTTATGCCtaaggaggaaaaaaaaaagatgaaacaAGGAATAAACTGATATCGGCCTATCCGGAGACAAAAGTGAGCTGTCTGTTAATCATGTGGGAGGGAAAGGAAAATGCCATATATAGCCATATCAGAGATTTGGTAATTACCAATTCTGCTGCTCAAGGCATAAGGTAAAAGGTAGTTTTTAACGGCAATAGTTATACAATGGACCCGGGTCCAACTTGCAAGGTGGTCCCTTCTacgtaaattgtgaacatttagttatgaacattcagcatataaattgtgaacattcagtatgtaaattgtgtattttagaccagggtccacattgcaaggtggacttgggttcAGAGAATAATTTGCCCCTGTTGACTGTGAGAAAGTGCCCCAATAGAAATGCATATTTAAGAATACATCTCCTAGAGAAAACATTCTTGGAGCACTTTGGCATCAAGGTAAAAGGTAGTTTATAACTGCAACAGAGTCCTGGGTCATCACTGCAGATAAGCATCAGTCTGAAATTCTGAATCTCTTTACCTCCCTGTTTACCGTGAGAAAGTGCCCCATTGCATTCATAAATAGAAATGCATATTTAGGAATACATCTCTTAGAGAAACATTCTTGGAGCACTTTGGCATCAAGGTAAAAGGTAGTTTATAACTGCAACAGAGTCTTGGTCCATCACTGCAGATAAGCATCAGTCTGAAACTCTGAATCTCTTTACCTCCATGTTAACCCTGACAAAATGCCCCATGGCATTCATAAACAGAATCACATTTTTAAGAAGGCATATCTCTTAGAGAAACATTCTTGGAGcacctcttctttttttctttttttttttttaaatttttataaagatCCTGAGATTTGCAAAAGGGTGTGTAAGGCTGTCTTCCTGTATTTGTTTATGCTTAGGCTTTCAGCATATGAAAGCGGTAATCCTTGTTCTTTCTAAACAAGTAGAAAATGGTCTTGTCTAGTGTGGTTTAAGGTTTAAACTTGTATGCTCGTATCAATTACTTGCATACTAGTGCTAATATCTGCATTTCTATGTAATGTATTGCGAATTTCAAATGATGTTATAGattttgtattttgaaattCAGCATCAAATAGAAGAAAGTGACTTGGAAGTTTGGTTGGGATAGTTTCATGCTTTGTCTTATCTCTCTTTTTGTGCTTACTTTTTTGTACTTCTCCTAGTCTCTTACCCTCCTGTTTGATGTTTCAGCATTTTGTTCTTGAAGAGAACATGCTTGAAGTGGATTGCCCATGTGTAACACCAGAGGTTGTGCTCAAGGCATCTGGCCATGTTGAGAAGTTCACTGATCTCATGGTGAAAGATGAAAAGACTGGAGTTTGTTATCGTGCTGATCATTTGCTCAAGGATTTTTGCAATGAGAAGCTTGAGAGAGATCCTAATCTTCCTGCTGAGAAAGCAGCAGAGTACAGGCATGTACTTGCTGTGTTGGATGATCTCTCTGCTGAAGAGCTCGGTGCAAAAATTAAGGACTATGGTATTACTGCTCCAGATACCAGGAACCCTCTCTCTGCTCCATATCCTTTCAATCTAATGTTCCAAACTTCAATTGGGCCATCTGGCTTGAGCCCTGGGTAAGAACTTCATCTTGAGCATCCTAATAAAGGAATGTCCTAATCCATTGATTTAACATTTGTAGTCTACAGTAAACTCTTTTCCATATTTTGATCATTTGAATTCCTGCCTTAGTTACTTGCGTCCTGAGACAGCTCAAGGCATTTTTGTCAACTTCAAGGATCTGTACTATTACAATGGAAGCAAACTTCCTTTTGCCGCTGCACAGATTGGTCAAGCTTTTAGGAATGAGGTTTTTCTCATTTCCCTTTAAATGCTTTTGCATCAGAACTTGTCATTTGTAGAATCAATTCAAAGCAAAATTAGATAAATAGTTAAGTAATTGTAATGTGGTAACATGAAATTTGTTATTGAAATCTGAAAAgactatttttatattgttgCAGTGAATTGCTATAATGGTTGCTTTTTTTTATTCTGTATTTGCTTTGATGAAAAGaacataaaaaagaaagaacaatgtAGATAAGTTCTTTGATTTTCAAACACTTGCATATAGCAGTATACATAATTATGAGAGATTAAGGTGCATTTATTAACTTGAGAAATTCGCAATTTTTTGGGGGAGAAATTGATAACTGGggaaaggaaaatggaaaatgcGTTTACTTGTATATTTATCCAATTTGAAAACAGAGAATGgagaatggaaaatggaaaaccAGAGAAAGGAAAACTGGAGAATTGAAGTAAATGCAACTTAATATTTGTAGAAGCTTTCAAGTATTCAACTCTTTGTGAATATTCAATTATagtatttaattaaagaaattaatccAACAAATGCCATTTTCTGAATTCCTGTTGCTTCccctatttttttctttattctgCTTTGGTCTATACTAATAATTGAAATTGCAGATCTCCCCACGACAAGGCCTCTTAAGAGTCCGTGAATTTACACTAGCTGAGATTGAGCACTTTGTGGATCCAGAGGACAAGTCTCATCCGAAATTTTCTGATGTTTCAAAATTGGAGTTTCTGATGTTCCCAAGAGAGGATCAGGTGTCTGGACGCTCTGCAAGGAGAATACCACTTGGTGAAGCAGTTGCCCAGGTTGGTCAATGGTGTCAATCTTGTTTCTCTATAGTTCTGGTTAGAGAGAGTGGTATTTTAGTTTTGTTCTCAATACTGACATTGTTTAATCACTCTGTTGCACAGGGCATTGTTAACAATGAAACACTGGGATATTTCATTGGGAGAGTGTATCTCTTTCTTACTCATCTGGGTATTGACAGAGATCGATTGCGGTTCCGTCAACATCTTCAAAATGAGATGGCACATTATGCTGCAGACTGTTGGGATGCTGAAATTGAATGTTCTTATGGCTGGATAGAATGTGTTGGTATTGCTGATAGATCTGCATATGATTTGCGTGCACATACGGTGAGGCTTCCGTTAAAATACCTGTTCTTTTGCTCCTATTTTAAGCATTGAGTTTGAGCTGGCAGCTAGCCACTCCTGCTTCTAAATCCTGCAAGTTTTAATTTAGTCCTCCATACTCCCTTCCCACTCATTATGCATTAATATTTTACTAGATTGCTGtgaattattttctaaattgaACTTTCTCCAATCTTGCAGGACAAAAGTGGTGTATCTCTTATTGCACATGAAAAACTACCAGAACCCAGAGAAGTGGAGGTCTATCCCTTTCTCCTTCCCCTCTCCTCATTTCCACACACAAAATAGTATTCAGGGATTTGTTTTGTGACATTACTATTCTCATACTCAACTTTGAAATGTTTGTACTCTTCTTCAGAAACTTGTTATTACTCCAGTAAAGAAGGAGCTTGGTCTTGCATTTAAGGGTAACCAGAGGATGGTGGTTGAAGCATTGGAGGTATAGACTATGACTAACATAGTGATATATTGGTTAAGTGAGAGAAGCTTATTAATGAGTTCTTTGTTTTTGCTTTGTGTAGTCTATGGGGGAAAAAGAAGCTTTGGAATTGAAAGCAACTTTGGAGTCCAAGGGAGAGGCTGAATTTCAGGTTTGCACCCTTGACAAAGTTGTGACTATTAAGAAGAACATGGTGTCAATTTCCAAGGAAAAGATAAAGGAACATCAAAGGGTTTTCACTCCTTCAGTCATTGAACCATCGTTTGGTATTGGGAGGATTATATACTGTCTCTATGAGCATTCTTTCTATACAAGAGCCAGCCGAGATGGGGATGAACAGCTCAACGTCTTCCGTTTCCCACCATTGGTAGCTCCTATCAAATGCACTGTGTTCCCCTTGGTGCAAAATGCAGAATACGAGGAAGTTGCCAAGCAAATTGCAAGGTCACTAACTGCTGCTGGGCTTTCATATAAAATCGACATCACAGGTATTCTTATTGATATTTTCTCACTTCCCTTTCTATCCTTGCATCCTTGTTATTCCTTTAAAAAGAGACGGATTCCATTAGTAAGAAGTTAAAGTGAGTTTCATGTTCATTCCTTGAAGAGTTGTAACATCTTGTTTtacttctctttatatttttggaacaaagagagagagagagagacagagtgTGTCTGGGTGCAAGCTTGGGGTAGTATGCAATTATTCTTCCATGTTTACTTTCAACATAACACTATCTAGGACATAAGAGATTGTTAGGATTGTAGGCACGCCTGACCTTGTAATATGTTGCGTTCTCTATCACTTAATTAGGGTGCTACTTTATAGAATTATAGAGcaactatatataattaagggtccgtttggaaatccggaaaatgacttctggggaagtcatttttcggatttTTGTTTGGCTATTAATAGAAAATGTCTTCCAAGCATTTTACTCAGAAGAAATTTTCCGGATTCCTATATCACACTCAGTTCTCTCTCTCCACCTTTGAGTGGTGTCAAACGGGTAGATTGGCCAGCCATATGTCTTGTCAAGTTGTCATTATTTGAACTAGATTTGGCTAGTCCGGTTAAAATATGGGTTTGGTTGGGTTGGGCTCTTGGCCCTACCTG
It includes:
- the LOC116032369 gene encoding glycine--tRNA ligase, mitochondrial 1-like — translated: MDAAREAQNREAFRQAVTNTLERRLFYIPSFKIYRGVAGLYDYGPPGCAVKSNVLAFWRQHFVLEENMLEVDCPCVTPEVVLKASGHVEKFTDLMVKDEKTGVCYRADHLLKDFCNEKLERDPNLPAEKAAEYRHVLAVLDDLSAEELGAKIKDYGITAPDTRNPLSAPYPFNLMFQTSIGPSGLSPGYLRPETAQGIFVNFKDLYYYNGSKLPFAAAQIGQAFRNEISPRQGLLRVREFTLAEIEHFVDPEDKSHPKFSDVSKLEFLMFPREDQVSGRSARRIPLGEAVAQGIVNNETLGYFIGRVYLFLTHLGIDRDRLRFRQHLQNEMAHYAADCWDAEIECSYGWIECVGIADRSAYDLRAHTDKSGVSLIAHEKLPEPREVEKLVITPVKKELGLAFKGNQRMVVEALESMGEKEALELKATLESKGEAEFQVCTLDKVVTIKKNMVSISKEKIKEHQRVFTPSVIEPSFGIGRIIYCLYEHSFYTRASRDGDEQLNVFRFPPLVAPIKCTVFPLVQNAEYEEVAKQIARSLTAAGLSYKIDITGTSIGKRYARTDELGVPFAITVDSTTSVTVRERDSKQQIRVNVDEVASVIKEVTEGHSTWADVMWKYPTHSS